In Planctomycetota bacterium, the genomic stretch TCGTGTGGCCCAACGGGCGCCTATACGGCGGCCCCGGTGGTCAGCGAGCCAGGCGTGACGTACGCCCCGGGCCCGATGGCCAACTAGTCCGCGCTCTCTGAACTGACGACTTGTCGTCGGCAATACCTGGACCCCGTGGCGCTTGCTGAGGGGCTGCGACGCCACCCGCACGCAACTTGCGCGCTGCCCATGTCCAGGCCCGCCGGCCTTGGCTCACCCAATCGCTGGGAAATGCCGGGGCTGCTTTGCCGCGCGACGAGTCGAAGTCGTCAACAACGCTTGTCACGAGCGAGGCGTTCGAGCCATCCTGAACTCGGCGCCTCGCTTGTGGCAAGACGAGGCCAGCGCTCCACGGATCGCTGGCCAAGGGTCGTTTCGTCGGTGCGTCGTTCGCTCGTTTCGCACTGCTGATTAAGGAACGGAACTATGCGCCTTGCATCACGGCAGGCGTGTCCCTCGCGGCGCGGCCGCTTGCTGCTGCAGACGGTGTTTCTCAACGCCGCTAAACACGCGGGCCGAGGTCCGGTCGCGCCAGCCGCGCCGACGGTAGCGACGGTGACGCCTGGTCCGATTGCGCGGCCGCACTTCCTGCGTCGGGCCGCGGCAACGCCACATTCGGGTGTGGTGACCGACGCGCTGGGTTCACGCGCCTAGTCGCGTTCAACGGCGAACCGGCTGCCAATCGCGCCGGACGTAACGCGCCGCCGGGGGATCGAATTGCGCTAAATTCATATCGGGCCGCTTCTTTCCACCGCCGGTCGAAATAAGGTGGAATAGAAGAGGCGCCGCTGGCGCGTGCTTGTCATGCGCGCCGCTTGTCGCCTCGCCCCTTGTTCGAGGCCCCCATGACGCGAATCGCTTGCTGCTGTGCCGCCCTCTTGACCCTGGCTTCGTCGGCCAGCGCGCAGACGTTCGGTACTCCCACCGCGACCAAAGGCCCGCGCCCCGACAAGCAGCAGACTCACTTGCTGCAAGTGGGCATGATCGTGACGGCCGAAGGGGTCGCCTGTCAGGGGATCGTGGCCTCGGCCCAGGTGCCGATCGACTGGCCCGAGCAGGAAGTCAAGGAAGTCCGCCGTGAATTCGACGCCACGGCGCGCGATGTCAACTACAAGCAGATCGGCGCCACGGCCAAGCAGATGGCCGTCACCATGCCATACATCGCCCCGGGCGATTCGTGCAAGGCGATCGTGGTCTATGAAATCAAACGGACCAGTTTGCTGCCACCGGCTGACACTTCGATTTTCGTGAAGCCGAACCTGAAGAAGTTAAAGAGCGACATCCGCATCTATCTGGGCCCAAGCCCGAACATCGAATCGAATTCCCCCAAGATCAAGCTATTGGCCAAGGATATCACCAAAGACTCGACCAATGCCTGGGACCGGGTCGAGTTGATCTACGACTGGACGCGCAAGAACATCGAGTTCATCAATGGCCCGTTGAAGAACGTGCTGCAGACGTTGAAGGACGGCCGCGGCGATAGCGAAGAGCTGAGCAGCGTGTTCGTGGCCATTTGCCGCGCGGCCGAGGTGCCGGCCCGGCTGGTGTTCGTGTCGTGCCCGGGGCACTGTTACGCCGAGTTCTACTTGGAAGACGCCGACGGCCAGGGCTATTGGATTCCGTGCCGGCCGGCGGGCAACCGCGAGTTTGGCGGTATCGAGGAGTTCCGGCCCATCATCCAGAAGGGGGACAACTTTATTGTCCCCGAGCGGCCGAAAGACCGCCTGCGTTTTATTAACGAACACCTGACTGGCAGCGGCGGCGCGCCAACCGTGAAGTTCGTCCGCGACCTGACGAACTAAGCTATCAGAATGCAGCTATTGAACCGCAAAGGCGCGAAGGGCGCAAAGAAAACAGGCGGATAAGAATAACTACCTGCTGGCCCCCCGTCTCCGTGCCAACCTCGGTGCCTCAGTGACTCCGTGGCTAGCATTTTCCAAATAGGAGACTGGCTGCTAGCGCTCGGCCTTGGTCAGGCCCCAGTTCGCCAGGATCTGGTCGGCGCCAGTCGTCATCCGGCGGACCTTTTCGGTAATCATCTGCTTTTCCGAGACGCTGGCCTTCTTTAGCTTCGTGGCCAGCTTGGCCAGCTTTTCCCGACGCTTGCGGCGACGACGAATCTCTTGCGCGCGATCACTAATACCACCCACAGGAACTCTCCAGGTAAGCAGACAGCAGCCCGTAAACAGCCAGCGGCTCCCGGCCGCGCAAACGGAAGCTACGCATTTAACCATTCCGCATGTGGCGAGTCAACCGGCCAGCAACTCGTCCAGGGGGGCACCAAGCCAACGGCCAGCCGGAATTGCCGCTAGCGAACGCATGCCCGCAAAGCCGTCAACGAAAGCAATTCGGGCACAAACCGCATAATCCGCAAAGTTCACTCAACAACACTATCAGGCTGGTCCGAATTAAGTGAGTAAATCGTCCGAAGGTTTGGAAGACGCGGTAGCTGCCGCCATCGGCAGCGTCCCACGGCGCCTTCCATTTTTGGACGGGCAGGGTAGCCAGGATGGCGGACAGCCGCCTCATGGCTGGTGATTTCTCGTATGTCAGAGCAGTGCCCTATGGCTTTACCGATGAACTGCAACCAACCAACGTCGTTGCCGCCGAAGCGAGCTGCGCGCTGGTTGCACTGCATTGGTGTATTGGTCGGTTGGGCCTGCGCATTGAGCCAGGCATCGGCCCAGGCGCCTGGCTATCCGCCGCTGCCGATTCCACCGCAAGCCGGGCCGCAACCTTCGGTACAAACCATCGACCCAGGCGTCCGCAACCAAGCGCCGCAAAGCGGTCAGGTGTTCTTCCTGCCCAACGCGCCCACGAGCAACGCTCCGGGCGCCACGACCGAAGCCAAGCCGGTGGCCAATACCGTGCCGCCGGTCGAGACGGCCAGTCCCGCCTTGCGCGCCAAGGTCGAGACCCTGATTGACGACATCCAAGATCCTGACGTGCGGCTCGACCTGCTGACGCGCAAGTCGCGACTGGTGCGGACCAAGTTGCCGGTCATGCGGGTGGCCATCGCCGATCCGTCGATTGTCGAGACAGTGCAGTTCGGCCCGACCGAATTCGAGTTGATCGGTCGCACGCCCGGCGAGACGACGATGACGCTCTGGTTCCACGGCGCGCCTCAAAATGGCTATCCGCCGAGCCTGCGATACCTGATCAAGGTCACGCGGGACGAACAAAACGAAGACCAGGCGCGGATCGAATATGGCGCCTTGCAACGCCGCATCAACGAGCTGTTCCCGAACAGCTATATCCAACTGATTCCCGTGCTCGACAAACTGATTGTGCGCGGCCAGGCCCGCGACGCGGCCGAAGCC encodes the following:
- a CDS encoding transglutaminase domain-containing protein, which produces MTRIACCCAALLTLASSASAQTFGTPTATKGPRPDKQQTHLLQVGMIVTAEGVACQGIVASAQVPIDWPEQEVKEVRREFDATARDVNYKQIGATAKQMAVTMPYIAPGDSCKAIVVYEIKRTSLLPPADTSIFVKPNLKKLKSDIRIYLGPSPNIESNSPKIKLLAKDITKDSTNAWDRVELIYDWTRKNIEFINGPLKNVLQTLKDGRGDSEELSSVFVAICRAAEVPARLVFVSCPGHCYAEFYLEDADGQGYWIPCRPAGNREFGGIEEFRPIIQKGDNFIVPERPKDRLRFINEHLTGSGGAPTVKFVRDLTN